A window of the Dongshaea marina genome harbors these coding sequences:
- a CDS encoding TIGR00645 family protein has product MSRKPTSIEQTTERVIFASRWLQAPMYLVMLLILFAFVYFAFADVYSLFRHLGSITEEDLIITSLTLADLILIANLIVIIVISGYENFVSRLDLEHQEGEPTWLKKISPTGVKIKIAASIVAISSIQLLKVYFETSTHAKAIDTRLLQWTVIIHITFILSALLLTVMSWVEKRI; this is encoded by the coding sequence ATGTCCCGTAAACCGACCTCTATTGAGCAAACCACCGAGCGCGTCATCTTTGCCAGCCGCTGGTTGCAGGCCCCCATGTACCTGGTGATGCTGCTGATCCTGTTTGCCTTTGTCTATTTTGCTTTTGCAGATGTCTATAGCCTGTTTCGGCATCTTGGAAGTATCACCGAAGAAGATCTCATTATCACCTCTTTGACCCTGGCGGATCTCATCCTCATCGCCAACCTCATCGTAATTATCGTGATCAGTGGCTATGAAAATTTCGTCTCGCGGCTGGATCTGGAACATCAGGAAGGAGAGCCAACCTGGCTTAAAAAGATCAGTCCGACCGGGGTTAAAATCAAAATAGCGGCCTCCATTGTGGCCATCTCATCGATTCAGCTGCTTAAGGTTTATTTTGAAACCTCGACTCACGCCAAAGCGATCGATACCCGATTATTACAATGGACGGTGATTATTCACATCACCTTTATCCTGTCGGCGCTGCTGCTAACGGTAATGAGCTGGGTGGAGAAAAGGATCTAG
- a CDS encoding Fur family transcriptional regulator gives MNRVQKALEHAEQKCRNNGGRLTSKRKLVLSGLLLCEKAMSAYELVDFCQQELGEVIPAMSVYRILEFLQQQQLVHKLNLANKYVACCHISCSHSHEVPLFLICGKCQRVKEISLGKITEEELKHDVEQANFQLVSPQLELNCVCDECSAGA, from the coding sequence ATGAACCGCGTGCAAAAAGCCCTGGAGCATGCAGAGCAAAAGTGTCGGAATAATGGGGGACGCTTAACCAGTAAACGAAAACTGGTGTTATCCGGGTTATTGCTCTGTGAAAAAGCCATGTCTGCTTATGAACTGGTCGACTTCTGTCAGCAGGAGCTTGGTGAAGTGATACCGGCCATGTCTGTCTATCGGATATTAGAGTTCTTGCAGCAGCAGCAACTTGTCCATAAATTAAACCTGGCCAACAAGTATGTCGCCTGTTGTCATATTAGCTGTAGCCACTCCCATGAGGTTCCACTGTTTTTGATTTGTGGAAAATGCCAGAGGGTCAAAGAGATAAGCCTTGGGAAGATTACAGAAGAAGAGTTAAAACATGATGTGGAGCAAGCTAACTTCCAGCTGGTGAGTCCACAACTTGAGCTTAATTGTGTCTGTGATGAGTGCTCCGCTGGTGCATGA
- a CDS encoding GNAT family N-acetyltransferase, with protein sequence MNPAQLNIRETNADDHPLIRQIHEDAFGEPEGKTIAQLACDMLNDETAKPLLSLIAHRDNRPVGHILFSNVTIEGHEQQSVFILAPLAVSKECQHQGIGGQLIQQGLQRLKERDADIVIVLGDPNYYGRFGFGGSHHIQAPHPLAYPQAWLASELKPGALNTAVGIARCADALSDPEYW encoded by the coding sequence ATGAACCCAGCTCAATTAAATATTCGGGAAACCAATGCTGACGATCACCCGCTGATCCGACAGATCCATGAAGATGCCTTTGGTGAGCCCGAAGGTAAAACCATCGCCCAGCTTGCCTGTGACATGCTGAATGATGAGACGGCTAAACCATTGCTCTCTTTAATTGCTCACAGAGATAACAGGCCGGTTGGCCACATACTGTTTAGCAACGTCACCATTGAGGGGCATGAGCAACAATCCGTATTTATCCTTGCCCCACTCGCCGTCTCAAAAGAGTGCCAACATCAGGGCATTGGTGGCCAATTGATTCAGCAGGGTTTACAGCGACTGAAAGAACGTGATGCAGATATTGTGATTGTGCTGGGCGATCCAAACTACTATGGCCGATTCGGCTTCGGTGGCTCTCATCATATACAAGCGCCTCACCCTCTGGCTTACCCACAAGCCTGGCTCGCTTCAGAGCTCAAACCAGGCGCTCTGAACACTGCTGTTGGGATTGCTCGCTGTGCGGACGCTTTGAGTGACCCGGAGTATTGGTGA
- a CDS encoding 2-oxoglutarate and iron-dependent oxygenase domain-containing protein, producing MQVRIVDCQSATAATDFAASLRETGFAVVKNHGISFELVQGSMMSG from the coding sequence ATGCAGGTACGGATTGTCGATTGCCAGTCAGCAACAGCAGCCACGGACTTTGCTGCATCGCTCAGAGAAACAGGTTTTGCCGTTGTCAAAAATCACGGTATCTCATTTGAACTGGTCCAGGGATCTATGATGAGTGGCTGA
- a CDS encoding PhnA domain-containing protein, with translation MNIQQTLEQRSSNQCELCGSDSGLSVFEVGPQSDGSVEQAVLLCETCRSQLENPQSLDLNHWRCLNDSMWSQVPAVQVMAYRQLKHLSATENWAQDLLEMLYLEDEVKSWADAGLSEQDEETAATLDCNGTLLQAGDSVTITKDLVVKGAGFTAKRGTAVRNISLCANPEHIEGRVNGTRVVLLSCYMKKSN, from the coding sequence ATGAATATCCAGCAAACTCTAGAGCAACGCAGCAGCAATCAATGTGAGCTGTGTGGCAGTGATTCAGGGCTCAGTGTGTTCGAAGTCGGTCCACAAAGTGATGGCAGTGTCGAACAGGCGGTGCTGCTTTGTGAAACCTGTCGCAGTCAGCTTGAGAATCCGCAGTCTTTGGATCTGAATCACTGGCGCTGCCTGAACGATAGCATGTGGAGCCAGGTGCCAGCGGTTCAGGTGATGGCGTATCGTCAGCTCAAGCACTTGTCGGCCACAGAAAACTGGGCACAGGATCTCTTAGAGATGCTTTATCTGGAAGATGAGGTGAAATCCTGGGCTGATGCCGGGCTAAGCGAGCAAGATGAAGAGACGGCTGCGACCCTTGATTGTAACGGAACCCTTCTACAGGCGGGGGATTCGGTCACCATCACCAAGGATCTGGTGGTGAAAGGGGCAGGCTTTACGGCTAAGCGAGGCACCGCAGTGCGCAATATCTCCTTGTGCGCCAATCCGGAGCATATTGAGGGGCGGGTCAATGGTACCCGGGTGGTACTGCTGAGCTGCTACATGAAAAAATCTAACTGA
- a CDS encoding LysR family transcriptional regulator has protein sequence MLFEELETLLELSRQGSMGKTAGQLYVSQSAVSKRIANLERRLGRPLIEPSGRKIELTAHAHRLLDRLEPALGQLKGVLFDETEQAQDSPMILACSETLVAGLVAPALAEYYRRDPWLRVATYHTPVIASRVQSGEAALGLCAGYLGEISGVSVECLAMEPFWLVSPSRLCEKPRALITNDLSNPANRYQAGVLQQHGIEPLMQLDSYTASAELALAGVAPALVPQSIVRALQIDAQHCHEFGFLEQLKRPISLCYRHAALQRDRVRQLAQTIRDVVQSAV, from the coding sequence GTGCTATTTGAGGAGCTGGAAACACTGCTGGAGCTGTCCCGGCAGGGCTCAATGGGCAAGACCGCAGGTCAGCTGTATGTGAGTCAATCGGCCGTCAGTAAGCGGATCGCCAATCTTGAGCGGCGGCTGGGGCGGCCGCTGATCGAGCCCAGTGGACGTAAAATTGAACTAACAGCTCATGCTCATCGGTTGCTGGATCGCTTAGAGCCAGCGCTGGGGCAACTTAAGGGTGTTTTATTCGATGAAACCGAGCAGGCACAGGATTCACCAATGATCCTGGCTTGTTCAGAAACTCTGGTGGCGGGATTGGTTGCTCCGGCATTGGCAGAGTATTACCGGCGGGATCCCTGGTTGCGCGTTGCCACCTATCATACCCCGGTGATTGCCAGTCGGGTTCAGTCCGGAGAGGCGGCCCTTGGCCTTTGTGCGGGTTACCTCGGGGAGATCTCCGGAGTCAGTGTTGAGTGTCTGGCCATGGAGCCTTTTTGGCTGGTTAGCCCATCAAGGCTGTGTGAAAAACCAAGAGCATTGATCACCAATGATCTCAGTAATCCGGCGAATCGTTACCAGGCAGGTGTGCTGCAACAACATGGGATTGAGCCATTGATGCAGCTTGACTCCTACACGGCGAGTGCCGAGCTGGCCCTGGCCGGAGTGGCTCCGGCCCTGGTGCCTCAAAGCATAGTGCGGGCTCTGCAGATTGATGCTCAGCACTGCCATGAATTTGGTTTTTTGGAGCAGCTAAAGCGTCCCATCAGCCTCTGTTATCGCCATGCGGCCCTGCAGCGGGATCGGGTCAGGCAATTAGCCCAAACCATTCGGGATGTTGTGCAATCAGCAGTTTAA
- a CDS encoding TSUP family transporter, translating to MLLLLCGVAMLAGCIDAIAGGGGLLTVPALLAAGLPPAHALATNKLQSSFGSFSSSFYFVRKGIVKLSEMKLPIACTFIGAAIGAILVQHIHASILEKVIPGLLIAIALYFLFSPGASQVKGKPRISDFWFAIILCSAIGFYDGFFGPGTGSFFTIAFVSLARLDIVQATARTKVLNFTSNIAALLLFILGGMPIWSIGLSMAVGQFIGARLGARLVVTRGRKLIRPLIVMVAIAMAFKLLIAQHPEWFGLIA from the coding sequence ATGTTACTGCTGCTGTGTGGTGTAGCCATGCTGGCAGGCTGTATCGATGCCATCGCCGGTGGCGGCGGCTTACTCACGGTTCCGGCACTGCTGGCTGCCGGTCTTCCTCCCGCTCACGCCCTGGCGACCAACAAGTTACAAAGCTCGTTTGGTAGTTTTTCATCGAGTTTCTATTTCGTGCGAAAAGGGATCGTTAAGCTCAGTGAGATGAAACTTCCCATCGCCTGTACCTTCATCGGAGCCGCCATCGGGGCGATCCTGGTCCAGCACATCCATGCCTCGATTCTGGAAAAGGTGATCCCCGGTCTTCTGATCGCCATCGCCCTGTATTTTCTGTTCTCACCCGGCGCCAGCCAGGTCAAGGGAAAACCCAGGATCTCAGATTTCTGGTTTGCGATTATCCTGTGTAGTGCCATCGGCTTTTATGATGGCTTTTTCGGCCCAGGTACCGGCTCCTTTTTCACCATCGCTTTTGTCAGCCTGGCACGGCTGGATATTGTGCAGGCCACCGCCCGAACCAAGGTTTTGAATTTCACCTCAAACATCGCCGCCCTGCTGTTGTTTATTTTGGGAGGCATGCCAATCTGGAGCATAGGGCTCAGCATGGCGGTGGGTCAGTTTATCGGAGCTCGTCTTGGAGCTCGCCTGGTGGTCACCCGCGGCCGCAAGCTGATCCGCCCGCTGATCGTGATGGTTGCCATCGCCATGGCCTTTAAACTGCTGATTGCACAACATCCCGAATGGTTTGGGCTAATTGCCTGA
- a CDS encoding DUF3955 domain-containing protein, with protein MSSLVFFTTLGVAWLLMLLSIMKLVRGKSSRGYWCGCLLLFALSGLSFILSSLMGSTVDAQGYLHEPGFVFIPLGYLLSFIGILAVITRLVLERWWARGE; from the coding sequence ATGAGCAGTTTGGTTTTTTTCACAACCCTCGGGGTTGCCTGGCTGCTGATGCTGCTGTCCATTATGAAACTGGTTCGTGGAAAAAGTTCGCGTGGCTATTGGTGTGGCTGTCTGCTCCTTTTTGCTCTCTCCGGGCTGAGTTTTATCCTATCGTCTTTGATGGGCAGCACAGTGGATGCTCAGGGCTACCTGCATGAGCCTGGGTTTGTGTTTATTCCATTGGGCTATCTGTTAAGCTTTATCGGGATTTTAGCGGTGATCACCCGCCTTGTCCTGGAGCGATGGTGGGCCAGAGGGGAATAA
- a CDS encoding basic amino acid/polyamine antiporter, producing the protein MDKKLGLGALICLIIGSMVGAGVFSLPQNIADQAAPGAVAIGWLITGVGMLCLALVYQNLSIRRPDLDGGIFTYAQAGFGDFVGFNAAWGYWICQMLANVSYVVVVFSAISYFTDSPGHVLFGDGNTLPAIVAGSVLMWALTLLVLRGIHVAAMVNIVTTIAKLIPLIVFCIAVILASHLKEFSFDFWGSQTPGLGSVMDQVKTTMKVTLWVFIGIEGAVVVSGRARKRTDVGKATIIAFTGAIAIYIMVTLFSFGVMSQPEIAQLKNPSTALILQKIVGPWGAILINIGLVISVLGALLSWITLTAEVPYIAGKQGLFPRCFQRENGNRAPTVSLILSSCLVQLFLIIVLFKNSSYLALVNITTSAALVPYVFSGAYGLKLVLSGETYDKDSARRRRAHLLIAGIATFYGVWLVYAAGIEYLLLATLMYFPGVLVYMWSNKEHGQRKLKMVEKVISVALFGFAIIALRMVLNGQISLT; encoded by the coding sequence ATGGATAAAAAGTTAGGCTTAGGTGCACTCATCTGTTTGATCATTGGATCCATGGTCGGTGCCGGCGTATTTAGCCTCCCACAAAATATCGCGGATCAGGCAGCCCCCGGGGCTGTTGCCATTGGCTGGCTCATCACTGGCGTCGGCATGCTCTGTTTGGCACTGGTCTACCAAAACCTGTCGATTCGCCGTCCCGACCTCGATGGCGGGATCTTTACCTATGCCCAGGCAGGCTTTGGTGACTTTGTTGGCTTTAATGCCGCATGGGGCTACTGGATCTGCCAGATGCTGGCCAATGTCTCTTATGTGGTGGTGGTCTTTAGTGCCATCAGCTATTTTACCGACTCCCCAGGACACGTACTGTTTGGCGACGGAAATACCCTGCCGGCCATCGTCGCCGGTTCCGTCCTGATGTGGGCCCTGACCCTGCTGGTGCTGCGTGGGATCCATGTGGCAGCCATGGTCAATATAGTGACCACAATCGCTAAGCTTATTCCCCTGATTGTATTCTGTATTGCGGTGATCCTGGCTTCGCACCTCAAAGAGTTCAGCTTCGACTTCTGGGGCAGCCAAACCCCGGGGCTGGGTAGTGTGATGGACCAGGTGAAGACCACCATGAAGGTCACCCTCTGGGTATTTATCGGGATTGAAGGGGCCGTGGTTGTTTCCGGACGGGCCCGTAAGCGAACCGATGTGGGTAAGGCCACCATTATCGCTTTTACCGGGGCCATCGCCATCTACATCATGGTGACCCTGTTCTCGTTTGGTGTGATGAGTCAGCCTGAGATCGCCCAGCTGAAAAACCCGTCTACGGCGCTTATTCTGCAAAAAATTGTCGGCCCTTGGGGAGCGATCTTAATCAACATCGGACTGGTGATCTCGGTTTTGGGAGCTCTGCTAAGCTGGATCACCCTGACCGCCGAGGTTCCATACATTGCCGGTAAACAGGGCTTGTTTCCTCGCTGCTTCCAAAGAGAAAACGGCAATCGTGCCCCGACTGTCTCTCTGATCCTCTCCAGCTGCCTGGTTCAACTGTTCCTGATCATAGTGCTGTTTAAGAACAGCTCCTACCTGGCGCTGGTGAATATCACCACCTCGGCCGCCCTGGTTCCCTATGTCTTCTCCGGCGCTTACGGCCTGAAACTGGTTCTCAGCGGTGAGACCTATGACAAAGACAGTGCAAGGCGGCGCCGTGCCCACCTGCTGATCGCAGGGATCGCAACCTTCTACGGAGTATGGCTGGTGTATGCGGCCGGTATCGAGTACCTGCTGCTGGCGACCCTGATGTACTTCCCCGGCGTCCTGGTCTATATGTGGTCGAATAAAGAGCATGGGCAACGCAAGCTCAAAATGGTTGAAAAAGTGATTTCGGTTGCCCTGTTTGGGTTTGCGATTATCGCCCTGCGGATGGTTCTCAACGGGCAGATCTCTTTAACCTGA
- a CDS encoding zinc ABC transporter substrate-binding protein produces the protein MEGVNQPELLIPAEASPHQYSLRPSQARALSNAQVVFWMGEGLTPWLEKAMVNVAGSAQKIEMLEVDGTTRYQFREGASFEGHSHHQEEISHSEEHHDHQADENSSHHHEQHDHQGVDPHAWLDPENAKVWVVEIKRVLSEQDPEHAVVYEHNANKTIASLDQLIATTGKQINGLGKPKFIVFHDAYQYFEKRFKIPATGSISLSDAEDPSPARIAKIRTTVNKLGVSCIFTEPQFNPGLVNNVFEGTKVSVIGVIDPLGANIKPGNEHYTKLIQAMANSLSQCKQ, from the coding sequence ATGGAGGGGGTAAATCAACCTGAGCTCCTGATCCCAGCCGAAGCCTCGCCACACCAATATAGCTTGCGCCCCTCCCAGGCCCGGGCATTGTCTAATGCCCAAGTTGTGTTCTGGATGGGGGAAGGGCTCACACCATGGCTGGAAAAAGCCATGGTCAATGTGGCAGGCTCTGCACAAAAGATAGAGATGCTAGAGGTCGATGGTACAACAAGGTATCAGTTTCGCGAGGGAGCAAGCTTTGAAGGTCACAGCCACCACCAGGAGGAGATCTCTCATAGCGAGGAGCACCATGATCACCAGGCTGATGAGAACTCGAGCCATCATCATGAGCAGCACGACCACCAGGGAGTCGACCCTCACGCCTGGCTGGATCCGGAAAATGCCAAGGTATGGGTGGTCGAAATTAAGAGAGTACTGTCAGAGCAGGATCCGGAGCATGCCGTCGTCTATGAACACAATGCCAACAAGACCATAGCATCTCTGGATCAGCTCATAGCAACAACAGGCAAGCAAATCAACGGTCTGGGCAAGCCAAAGTTCATTGTTTTTCATGATGCCTACCAGTATTTCGAAAAACGCTTCAAGATACCGGCGACAGGGTCGATCTCGCTGAGTGATGCCGAAGATCCAAGTCCGGCACGCATCGCCAAGATCCGAACAACCGTGAACAAACTTGGGGTGAGCTGTATATTCACCGAGCCACAGTTCAACCCGGGCCTGGTTAACAATGTCTTCGAGGGAACCAAGGTTTCAGTAATTGGCGTCATCGATCCCTTAGGGGCCAACATTAAACCCGGCAATGAGCACTATACAAAATTAATTCAGGCGATGGCGAACAGCCTGAGTCAGTGCAAACAGTAA
- a CDS encoding metal ABC transporter permease: MFDDFLIRATLASIGVALAAAPLGCFVIWRRMAYFGDATAHAAVLGVALSLALSAPIFVGVLAVCLVMAMTVSSLNGRGFAMDTLLGVTAHSSLAIGLVAVSFLSGVRIDLMSYLFGDILAVGKSDLIVIGCGALMVLALLTWRWSALLLSTLNPDLARASGYNPKREQLILTIALAIVVAVAIKVVGVLLIAAMLIVPAATARPFSRTPEMMALIAAGLGACASLAGLRASYVLDTPTGPTIVCISALLFVLTSGLFKLLPLVFSRKWLKSDEAG, translated from the coding sequence ATGTTTGATGATTTCCTGATCCGAGCCACCCTGGCCAGTATAGGGGTGGCACTGGCTGCCGCGCCCTTAGGCTGCTTTGTCATTTGGCGACGCATGGCTTATTTCGGTGATGCCACCGCCCATGCGGCCGTCCTGGGGGTGGCCCTCTCTTTGGCGCTGTCCGCCCCCATCTTTGTGGGGGTGCTGGCGGTTTGCCTGGTGATGGCTATGACAGTTTCCTCTTTAAATGGAAGAGGGTTTGCCATGGATACCCTGCTTGGGGTGACGGCGCACTCTTCATTAGCCATAGGTTTGGTGGCTGTCTCTTTCCTATCCGGGGTACGTATTGATCTCATGTCCTACCTGTTTGGGGATATCCTGGCCGTTGGCAAGAGCGATCTCATAGTGATCGGGTGCGGTGCCCTGATGGTATTAGCCCTGCTTACCTGGCGTTGGTCGGCTCTGTTGCTGTCGACCCTCAACCCGGATCTGGCGCGGGCCAGCGGTTATAACCCCAAACGGGAGCAACTGATTTTGACCATTGCCCTGGCTATCGTCGTTGCAGTTGCCATCAAGGTCGTCGGCGTGTTACTGATCGCTGCCATGTTGATTGTCCCCGCCGCGACTGCGAGGCCTTTTTCAAGGACACCGGAAATGATGGCCCTGATTGCGGCGGGTCTTGGTGCCTGCGCGAGTTTGGCGGGGCTTAGGGCCTCTTATGTATTGGATACCCCGACAGGCCCAACCATAGTCTGCATCAGTGCACTGCTGTTTGTTCTGACGAGTGGACTCTTTAAATTACTCCCGCTTGTTTTTAGCCGAAAATGGTTAAAGTCCGATGAAGCTGGTTAA
- a CDS encoding ATP-binding cassette domain-containing protein has protein sequence MSKSLIECDALSVHFGKRKILHEITMFVEAGEIVTIIGPNGSGKTTLFKALIGAVQPSSGRLKQASDLKVGYVPQKLHIDETLPMTVRRFMNLPGGHSSTAVSQALAHAGVPDLDKQQIMDLSGGQLQRVLLARALLGEPNLLLLDEATQGLDHRGTTDFYRQISRVRETLGCGILMISHELQVVMRQTDRVICLNGHICCQGTPEVVSASHAYHSLFGLGQDEESALCVHRNNLPYAHARSSSHV, from the coding sequence TTGAGTAAAAGCTTGATTGAGTGTGATGCGTTATCCGTCCACTTTGGAAAGCGCAAGATCCTGCATGAGATCACTATGTTTGTTGAGGCAGGGGAGATTGTCACCATTATAGGTCCTAACGGTTCAGGGAAGACGACCCTGTTCAAGGCCCTGATTGGTGCGGTGCAACCCAGCTCCGGGCGATTAAAGCAAGCCTCGGACCTTAAGGTCGGTTATGTACCCCAGAAACTGCATATTGATGAAACACTTCCCATGACGGTCAGGCGTTTTATGAATTTGCCGGGTGGACATAGCTCGACCGCCGTTTCTCAGGCTCTGGCTCATGCCGGTGTACCGGACCTGGATAAGCAGCAGATCATGGATCTGTCCGGAGGGCAGCTGCAGCGGGTTTTACTTGCCAGAGCCCTGTTAGGGGAACCGAATCTACTGCTGTTAGATGAGGCGACCCAAGGATTGGATCACCGGGGAACCACAGATTTTTACCGCCAGATCTCCAGGGTAAGGGAAACCTTAGGATGTGGCATCCTGATGATCAGCCACGAGTTACAGGTTGTGATGCGCCAAACGGATCGAGTCATCTGTTTAAATGGGCATATCTGTTGCCAGGGGACCCCCGAAGTCGTCAGCGCCTCCCACGCGTATCACAGCCTTTTTGGCTTGGGCCAAGATGAGGAGAGCGCCCTCTGTGTGCACCGAAACAACCTCCCATACGCCCATGCACGGAGCAGCTCTCATGTTTGA
- a CDS encoding 2OG-Fe(II) oxygenase family protein — MIQGSERSLQRILHYPPMTGSEEPGAIRAAAHGDINLLTVLPSSNEPGLQVKPLGQDWLDVPCEPDTLVINAGDMLEEATGGYYPSTLHRVINPSSERSQNSRLTAPLFLHPRPDVVLSKRHTAESYLDERLTELGVK, encoded by the coding sequence ATGATCCAGGGAAGCGAACGCAGCCTGCAGCGGATCCTGCACTACCCTCCGATGACCGGAAGTGAAGAGCCCGGAGCCATCCGTGCCGCGGCCCATGGTGATATCAACCTGTTGACGGTTCTTCCCTCCTCCAATGAGCCCGGACTCCAGGTCAAGCCCCTGGGCCAGGATTGGCTGGATGTTCCCTGTGAGCCAGACACCCTGGTGATCAACGCAGGTGATATGCTGGAGGAAGCGACCGGTGGTTACTATCCATCGACCCTGCATCGGGTGATCAACCCATCCAGCGAACGCTCGCAAAACTCGCGGCTGACCGCTCCCCTGTTTCTTCATCCTCGCCCGGATGTGGTGCTCTCGAAGCGTCACACCGCCGAGAGCTATCTCGATGAGCGGCTGACCGAGCTGGGAGTAAAGTAA
- a CDS encoding DUF1007 family protein, with product MNKAIKLIMPIALLVMSGYGEAHPHSWIELHTRFIGSPQGKLTALHYTWVFDEMTSAYTLDGEDLTPEHRAQTLKKLADFMVGNMSNDHYFSYLYDQGKPVKYRLATNPQLTYQDHRLALSFTLPLAHPMAMQGKSVELQIYEPGYYVDMSYATGKDIQLNPSLQKLCHIKRIPADPDPKLVAYASSLDANQQSDQSLGRYFAERVVLDC from the coding sequence TTGAATAAGGCCATAAAACTCATAATGCCGATAGCGCTTCTTGTAATGAGCGGCTATGGGGAAGCGCATCCCCACTCATGGATTGAGCTTCACACCCGGTTTATTGGCAGCCCACAGGGCAAGCTGACCGCCCTGCACTATACCTGGGTGTTTGATGAGATGACCTCGGCTTACACTCTGGATGGAGAGGATCTTACGCCGGAGCACCGAGCGCAGACCCTCAAAAAGCTCGCAGATTTTATGGTCGGTAATATGAGCAATGATCACTACTTCAGTTACCTGTATGACCAGGGGAAGCCAGTGAAATATCGCCTGGCCACTAACCCACAGCTCACCTATCAAGATCACAGGTTAGCGCTGAGCTTTACCCTGCCACTCGCTCATCCCATGGCGATGCAGGGCAAGAGCGTCGAGCTACAGATCTATGAGCCGGGCTACTATGTCGATATGAGTTATGCCACAGGGAAAGATATCCAATTAAATCCCTCCTTACAAAAGCTCTGTCATATCAAGCGGATCCCCGCTGATCCCGATCCTAAGCTCGTCGCCTATGCCTCTTCTCTGGACGCAAATCAACAATCGGATCAGAGTCTGGGGCGATATTTCGCAGAGCGGGTGGTACTGGATTGCTGA